The following proteins come from a genomic window of Novosphingobium aromaticivorans DSM 12444:
- a CDS encoding acetyl-CoA C-acyltransferase family protein, translating into MTDIYIVSGARTAIGSFGGGLASLRPAESGAIVIKEAIARAGIAPDKVQNVVIGTVVPTQPKDAYVSRVAAVNAGIPIEAPAMNVNRLCGSGLQAIVSAAQGIALGEQDIAIGGGAESMSNAPHMVLTARNGQKMGDQVLMDAMLGALHDPFEGIHMGVTAENVAERCQITREEQDSLAVESHKRAAAAIAAGYFKEQIVPVEIKTRKGVVVFDTDEHVRADASVEAMAGLKPVFKKDGTVTAGNASGINDGAAAVVLASGKAVEEHGLKPMARILGWGHAGVEPNVMGLGPVKAVPVALQRAGLDLDQIDVIEANEAFAAQACGVAKELGFDPAKTNPNGSGISLGHPIGATGAILTIKTMYELHRTGGRYGLITMCIGGGQGIAMVIERV; encoded by the coding sequence ATGACCGACATCTACATCGTCTCGGGCGCGCGTACCGCCATCGGCTCGTTCGGCGGCGGGCTCGCTTCGCTGCGTCCGGCAGAGAGCGGCGCCATCGTGATCAAGGAAGCCATCGCCCGCGCCGGGATCGCGCCGGACAAGGTGCAGAACGTGGTGATCGGCACGGTGGTGCCGACCCAGCCCAAGGACGCCTACGTCAGCCGCGTGGCCGCGGTGAATGCCGGCATTCCGATCGAAGCCCCCGCGATGAACGTGAACCGCCTGTGCGGTTCGGGCCTGCAGGCGATCGTCTCGGCCGCACAGGGCATTGCCCTTGGCGAGCAGGACATCGCCATCGGCGGCGGCGCGGAAAGCATGTCGAACGCGCCGCACATGGTGCTGACCGCGCGCAACGGCCAGAAGATGGGCGACCAGGTGCTGATGGACGCCATGCTCGGCGCGCTGCACGATCCGTTCGAAGGTATCCACATGGGCGTGACCGCGGAGAACGTGGCCGAGCGCTGCCAGATCACGCGCGAGGAGCAGGACTCGCTGGCGGTTGAGAGCCACAAGCGCGCGGCAGCGGCCATCGCGGCTGGCTACTTCAAGGAGCAGATCGTCCCGGTCGAGATCAAGACGCGCAAGGGCGTTGTCGTGTTCGACACCGACGAGCACGTCCGCGCCGATGCCTCGGTCGAGGCGATGGCGGGGCTGAAGCCGGTGTTCAAGAAGGACGGCACGGTCACGGCCGGCAACGCCAGCGGCATCAACGACGGCGCGGCCGCCGTGGTGCTGGCGAGCGGCAAGGCGGTTGAAGAGCACGGCCTGAAGCCGATGGCCAGGATCCTCGGCTGGGGTCACGCGGGCGTCGAGCCGAACGTGATGGGTCTCGGCCCGGTCAAGGCCGTGCCGGTGGCGCTGCAGCGCGCAGGGCTTGACCTCGACCAGATCGACGTGATCGAGGCCAACGAGGCCTTCGCCGCGCAGGCTTGCGGCGTCGCCAAGGAACTGGGCTTCGACCCCGCCAAGACCAACCCCAACGGCTCGGGCATTTCGCTGGGTCATCCCATCGGTGCGACCGGCGCGATCCTGACGATCAAGACGATGTACGAGCTGCACCGCACCGGCGGGCGCTATGGCCTGATCACCATGTGCATCGGCGGTGGCCAGGGCATCGCCATGGTCATCGAGAGGGTCTGA
- the mce gene encoding methylmalonyl-CoA epimerase, whose translation MKLGRLNHVGVATPDIDASIAFYRDVMGATDITEPFVLESQQVRVCFVNTPGENGTAGTQIELIQPTSPDSAVGKWLAANPLGGQHHLCYEVPDIHEAKAWFEAKGKRVLGEPRIGAHGTLIFFVHPKDMGGQLTEIMETPKGDHH comes from the coding sequence ATGAAACTGGGCCGCCTCAACCACGTTGGCGTCGCGACGCCGGACATCGACGCTTCCATCGCGTTCTATCGCGACGTGATGGGGGCGACCGACATCACCGAGCCGTTCGTGCTGGAAAGCCAGCAGGTGCGGGTGTGCTTCGTCAACACCCCGGGCGAGAACGGCACTGCGGGTACGCAGATCGAGCTGATCCAGCCGACCAGCCCCGACAGCGCGGTGGGCAAGTGGCTCGCTGCCAACCCGCTCGGCGGGCAGCACCACCTTTGCTACGAGGTTCCCGACATCCACGAGGCCAAGGCCTGGTTCGAGGCCAAGGGCAAGCGCGTGCTGGGCGAGCCGCGCATCGGCGCGCACGGCACGCTGATCTTCTTCGTGCACCCCAAGGACATGGGTGGGCAACTGACCGAGATCATGGAGACGCCGAAGGGCGATCACCACTGA
- the scpA gene encoding methylmalonyl-CoA mutase: MSEKTLADWQAAAAKEVKGKDLTWQTPEGIAVKPLYTADDVTADPGLPGFAPFTRGVRASMYAGRPWTIRQYAGFSTAEESNAFYRRNLAAGQKGLSVAFDLATHRGYDSDHPRVVGDVGKAGVAIDSVEDMKILFDGIPLDQMSVSMTMNGAVIPILAFFIVAGEEQGVDRKLLDGTIQNDILKEFMVRNTYIYPPEPSMRIISDIFGYTSREMPKFNSISISGYHMQEAGATQVQELAFTIADGMEYVKYGVASGLDIDKFAGRLSFFFAIGMNFFMEVAKLRAARVLWHRVMTKLGAQDERSKMLRTHCQTSGVSLQEQDPYNNVIRTTIEAMAAMLGGTQSLHTNALDEAIALPTDFSARIARNTQIVIQEETGMCNVVDPLGGSYYIEALTQELVDKAWEIIERVEAEGGMAKAVAAGWPKAMIEEAAAGRQARVDRGEDVIVGVNKYRLASEDKLETLEVDNHVVREAQIARIKRVRETRDETKCRAALNALTEGAKTGGNLLELAVEAARHRATLGEISDAMEVVFGRHGTFPTPVKGVYGSAYAGDSRYQQVLDGVEAVTRRLGRKPRMLVAKMGQDGHDRGANVIASAFGDMGFEVTSGPLFQTPEEAAALALEKDVDAVGASSLAAGHKTLIPELIGHLKAAGRPDIKVVAGGVIPPQDYDFLREAGVQGIYGPGSNVVECAADMLRLLGHNMPPAGEELENAQ, from the coding sequence ATGAGCGAGAAGACACTGGCAGATTGGCAGGCCGCCGCCGCCAAGGAAGTGAAGGGAAAGGACCTGACCTGGCAGACGCCCGAGGGCATCGCCGTCAAGCCGCTCTACACCGCCGACGACGTCACCGCCGATCCGGGGCTGCCCGGCTTCGCGCCGTTCACGCGCGGCGTTCGGGCCTCGATGTATGCGGGGCGGCCATGGACGATCCGCCAGTACGCCGGCTTTTCGACCGCCGAGGAATCCAACGCATTCTATCGCCGCAACCTTGCCGCCGGGCAGAAGGGCCTGTCGGTCGCGTTCGACCTTGCGACGCACCGCGGCTATGACTCCGACCACCCGCGCGTCGTGGGCGATGTCGGCAAGGCGGGCGTGGCCATCGACAGCGTCGAGGACATGAAGATCCTGTTCGACGGCATCCCGCTCGACCAGATGTCGGTCTCGATGACCATGAACGGCGCGGTGATCCCGATCCTGGCGTTCTTCATCGTCGCGGGCGAGGAGCAGGGCGTCGACCGCAAGCTGCTCGACGGGACCATCCAGAACGACATCCTCAAGGAGTTCATGGTCCGCAACACCTACATCTACCCGCCCGAGCCGAGCATGCGGATCATCTCGGACATCTTCGGCTACACCAGCCGCGAGATGCCGAAGTTCAACTCGATCTCGATTTCCGGCTATCACATGCAGGAAGCCGGGGCGACGCAGGTGCAGGAACTCGCGTTCACCATCGCCGACGGCATGGAGTACGTGAAGTACGGCGTGGCCTCGGGCCTCGACATCGACAAGTTTGCCGGCCGCCTGTCGTTCTTCTTCGCCATCGGCATGAACTTCTTCATGGAAGTGGCCAAGCTGCGCGCCGCGCGCGTGCTGTGGCACCGCGTGATGACGAAGCTGGGCGCGCAGGACGAGCGTTCGAAGATGCTGCGCACGCACTGCCAGACCTCGGGCGTGAGCCTGCAGGAGCAGGACCCCTACAACAACGTCATCCGCACCACGATCGAGGCGATGGCCGCAATGCTGGGCGGCACCCAGTCGCTCCACACCAACGCGCTCGACGAAGCCATTGCGCTGCCCACCGACTTTTCCGCCCGTATTGCGCGCAACACGCAGATCGTGATCCAGGAAGAGACGGGCATGTGCAACGTGGTCGATCCGCTCGGCGGGTCGTACTACATCGAGGCGCTGACGCAGGAACTGGTCGACAAGGCCTGGGAGATCATCGAGCGTGTCGAAGCTGAAGGCGGCATGGCCAAGGCCGTGGCGGCGGGCTGGCCCAAGGCGATGATCGAGGAAGCCGCCGCTGGCCGGCAGGCCCGCGTCGACAGGGGCGAGGACGTGATCGTCGGCGTCAACAAGTACCGGCTTGCCAGCGAGGACAAGCTCGAAACGCTTGAAGTGGACAACCACGTTGTCCGCGAGGCGCAGATCGCCCGGATCAAGCGCGTGCGCGAAACCCGCGACGAGACCAAGTGCCGCGCAGCGCTCAATGCCCTTACCGAAGGTGCAAAGACCGGCGGCAACCTGCTTGAGCTAGCTGTCGAAGCCGCTCGCCACCGTGCGACGCTGGGCGAGATTTCCGACGCGATGGAAGTCGTGTTCGGCCGCCACGGTACGTTCCCGACGCCGGTGAAGGGCGTCTACGGTTCGGCATATGCCGGAGACAGCCGCTACCAGCAGGTTCTCGATGGCGTCGAGGCCGTGACGCGCCGCCTCGGCCGCAAGCCCCGCATGCTCGTCGCCAAGATGGGGCAGGACGGGCACGATCGCGGTGCCAACGTGATCGCGTCGGCCTTTGGCGACATGGGCTTCGAGGTGACTAGCGGCCCGCTGTTCCAGACTCCCGAGGAGGCCGCTGCGCTGGCGCTGGAGAAGGACGTCGACGCCGTCGGAGCATCCTCGCTTGCCGCCGGTCACAAGACGCTGATCCCCGAACTGATCGGCCATCTCAAGGCGGCCGGCCGCCCCGACATCAAGGTCGTGGCGGGCGGGGTGATCCCGCCGCAGGACTACGACTTCCTGCGCGAAGCCGGGGTGCAGGGGATCTACGGCCCGGGCTCGAACGTGGTCGAATGCGCCGCCGACATGCTGCGCCTGCTTGGCCACAACATGCCGCCCGCAGGGGAGGAGCTCGAAAATGCCCAATAA
- a CDS encoding O-acetylhomoserine aminocarboxypropyltransferase, with protein MTQKLETLTVHAGCEPDPTTKARITPIYQTASYVFDSAEHAANLFALAEFGNIYSRIMNPTNAALEAKIAALEGGVAALGVASGHAAQFIVFHTLMEPGCEIVAAKKLYGGTLNQFAHGFAKFGWKAVFVDADDPAAVAAAITDKTRGVFIESLANPGGVVQDIAAIAEVAHAAGVPLIVDNTMASPALCRPIEHGADIVVHSCTKFLNGHGNSIGGLIVDAGRFDWAASDKFPSLSQPNPSYHGAVLTEALKPVGPIAFIIGCRVLGLRDLGPAMAPMNAFLTLTGMETLALRIERHCANALHLAQWLQNHPKVAWVSYAGLPEDPYHQLAKQYLGGKGGAVFTFGVKGGYEAGVKLVQSVKLFSHLANIGDTRSLIIHPASTTHSQLGEEELVAAGAGPDTVRVSVGIEHIDDIVADLAQALELV; from the coding sequence ATGACGCAGAAGCTTGAGACGCTGACGGTCCACGCCGGGTGCGAGCCCGATCCGACCACCAAGGCGCGGATCACGCCGATCTACCAGACGGCAAGCTACGTGTTCGACAGTGCCGAGCACGCCGCGAACCTCTTTGCGCTGGCCGAGTTCGGCAACATCTACTCCCGCATCATGAACCCCACCAACGCCGCGCTGGAAGCAAAGATCGCGGCGCTGGAAGGCGGTGTGGCGGCGTTGGGCGTGGCATCTGGCCATGCCGCGCAGTTCATCGTGTTCCACACCCTGATGGAGCCGGGCTGCGAGATCGTGGCGGCCAAGAAGCTCTATGGCGGCACGCTCAACCAGTTCGCGCATGGCTTTGCCAAGTTCGGCTGGAAGGCTGTCTTCGTCGATGCCGACGATCCGGCCGCGGTTGCCGCAGCGATCACCGACAAGACGCGCGGCGTGTTCATCGAAAGCCTCGCCAACCCCGGCGGCGTGGTGCAGGACATCGCCGCGATTGCCGAGGTTGCGCATGCCGCCGGTGTGCCGCTGATCGTCGACAACACGATGGCCAGCCCGGCGCTGTGCCGCCCGATCGAACATGGCGCGGACATCGTCGTCCATTCGTGCACCAAGTTCCTCAATGGGCATGGCAATTCCATCGGTGGCCTGATCGTGGACGCGGGCAGGTTCGACTGGGCGGCGAGTGACAAGTTCCCCTCGCTGTCGCAGCCCAACCCGAGCTATCACGGCGCGGTGCTGACCGAGGCGCTGAAGCCTGTCGGGCCGATCGCGTTCATCATCGGCTGCCGCGTGCTGGGGCTGCGCGATCTTGGCCCCGCGATGGCGCCAATGAACGCATTCCTGACGCTGACAGGCATGGAAACGCTGGCGCTGCGGATCGAGCGCCACTGCGCCAACGCGCTGCACCTGGCGCAGTGGTTGCAGAACCATCCGAAGGTTGCCTGGGTAAGCTATGCGGGCCTGCCCGAAGATCCGTATCACCAGTTGGCGAAGCAGTACCTCGGCGGCAAGGGCGGCGCGGTGTTCACCTTCGGCGTGAAGGGCGGTTACGAGGCGGGCGTGAAGCTTGTCCAGTCGGTCAAGCTGTTCAGCCACCTCGCCAACATCGGTGACACCCGCTCGCTGATCATCCACCCTGCCTCGACCACCCACAGCCAGCTCGGCGAGGAAGAACTGGTAGCGGCAGGCGCCGGGCCGGACACGGTGCGCGTCTCGGTCGGCATCGAGCACATCGACGACATCGTCGCCGACCTCGCGCAGGCGCTGGAGCTGGTGTGA
- a CDS encoding GIY-YIG nuclease family protein, which translates to MRDERQPCVYILASQPRGTLYIGVTSNLIGRLWQHRESMIPGFTSQYAVHRLVYFEQFDEMIPAITREKQLKRWHRQWKINLIESANPDWHDLAPGLGLGPPAPRTPRDGP; encoded by the coding sequence ATGCGCGATGAGCGACAACCCTGCGTCTACATCCTCGCCAGCCAGCCGCGCGGCACGCTCTACATCGGCGTTACGTCCAACCTCATCGGCAGGTTGTGGCAGCACCGCGAAAGCATGATTCCCGGCTTCACCAGCCAATACGCCGTCCACCGCCTCGTCTACTTCGAGCAGTTCGACGAGATGATCCCCGCCATCACCCGCGAGAAGCAACTCAAGCGCTGGCACCGGCAGTGGAAGATCAACCTGATCGAGAGCGCGAATCCTGATTGGCACGACCTTGCTCCGGGGCTCGGTCTTGGCCCGCCAGCTCCGCGCACGCCGAGGGATGGACCCTGA
- a CDS encoding acetyl-CoA carboxylase biotin carboxylase subunit — translation MFKKILIANRGEIACRVIKTARRMGIQTVAVYSDADARAPFVQMADEAVHIGPAPAAQSYLIADKIIAACKQTGAEAVHPGYGFLSERTSFAEALAAEGIEFIGPPVGAIAAMGDKIESKKLAKEAGVNVVPGFVGEIEDTEHAVRISDEIGYPVMMKASAGGGGKGMRLAYNEKDVREGFEAVKREGLNSFGDDRVFIEKFILNPRHIEIQILGDKHGNILYLNERECSIQRRHQKVVEEAPSPFVTPKMRKAMGEQCVALARAVGYYSAGTVELIVSGADPSGESFYFLEMNTRLQVEHPVTEAITGVDLVEQMIRVAAGEKLALTQDEVKIDGWAIENRVYAEDPYRGFLPSTGRLIRYNPPVAGWTDDGAENGRRGIDGVRVDDGVYEGGEVSMFYDPMIAKLITWGKTRDEAADKQIEALDAFEIEGLGHNIDFVNAIMQHPRFRSGELTTGFIAEEYPEGFTGAATSDELKQTLAALAAFLATARADRARQVDNQLGHDLDPPSEWSVKVGGSTFAVELTEEEISVDGTPVDIALEYTPGDRMVHCEVDDKPLSVKVETTRAGFRLTTRGAIHDVQVLPARIAHLTRHMIEKVPPDLSKFLICPMPGLLVSLNVGEGDTVEAGQPLAVVEAMKMENILRAEKAGKVKSVNAKAGDSLAVDAIILEME, via the coding sequence ATGTTCAAGAAAATCCTCATCGCCAACCGTGGTGAAATTGCCTGCCGTGTGATCAAGACGGCGCGTCGGATGGGTATTCAGACGGTGGCGGTCTATTCCGATGCCGATGCGCGGGCGCCGTTCGTGCAGATGGCGGACGAGGCGGTGCATATCGGGCCTGCGCCTGCCGCGCAGTCGTACCTGATCGCCGACAAGATCATCGCTGCGTGCAAGCAGACCGGCGCCGAAGCGGTGCATCCGGGCTATGGCTTCCTGTCGGAGCGCACCTCGTTTGCCGAGGCGCTGGCGGCAGAGGGTATCGAGTTCATCGGCCCACCTGTCGGCGCGATTGCCGCGATGGGCGACAAGATCGAATCCAAGAAGCTGGCCAAGGAAGCGGGCGTCAACGTCGTCCCCGGCTTCGTCGGCGAGATCGAGGATACCGAGCATGCGGTGCGCATCTCGGACGAGATCGGCTATCCGGTGATGATGAAGGCTTCGGCCGGCGGTGGCGGCAAGGGCATGCGCCTGGCCTACAACGAGAAGGACGTGCGCGAAGGCTTCGAGGCGGTGAAGCGCGAGGGGCTGAATTCGTTCGGCGACGACCGCGTGTTCATCGAGAAGTTCATTCTCAACCCGCGCCACATCGAGATCCAGATCCTCGGCGACAAGCACGGCAACATCCTATACCTCAACGAACGCGAATGTTCGATCCAGCGCCGCCACCAGAAGGTGGTGGAAGAAGCGCCTTCGCCTTTCGTCACCCCGAAGATGCGCAAGGCCATGGGCGAGCAGTGCGTCGCGCTGGCACGCGCGGTGGGCTACTATTCGGCAGGCACGGTCGAACTGATCGTGTCGGGCGCGGACCCGAGCGGCGAGAGCTTCTACTTCCTTGAAATGAACACCCGCCTCCAGGTGGAGCACCCCGTCACCGAGGCGATTACCGGCGTCGACCTGGTCGAGCAGATGATCCGCGTGGCGGCCGGCGAGAAGCTTGCCCTGACGCAGGACGAGGTGAAGATCGATGGCTGGGCCATCGAGAACCGCGTCTATGCCGAGGACCCCTATCGCGGGTTCCTGCCCTCGACGGGCCGCCTGATCCGCTACAACCCGCCGGTCGCGGGCTGGACCGACGACGGCGCCGAGAACGGACGCCGCGGGATCGACGGCGTGCGCGTGGACGACGGCGTCTATGAGGGCGGCGAAGTCTCGATGTTCTACGACCCGATGATCGCCAAGCTGATCACCTGGGGCAAGACGCGCGACGAGGCGGCGGACAAGCAGATCGAGGCGCTCGATGCCTTCGAGATCGAGGGGCTGGGCCACAACATCGATTTCGTCAACGCGATCATGCAGCACCCGCGCTTCCGTTCGGGCGAACTGACCACCGGGTTCATCGCTGAGGAATATCCGGAAGGCTTTACCGGCGCGGCGACTTCGGACGAGCTGAAGCAGACGCTTGCCGCGCTGGCCGCGTTCCTTGCCACGGCCCGCGCGGACCGGGCGCGGCAGGTGGACAACCAGCTTGGCCACGACCTCGATCCGCCTTCGGAATGGTCGGTGAAGGTCGGGGGCAGCACCTTTGCCGTGGAGCTGACCGAGGAGGAAATCTCCGTCGACGGCACGCCCGTGGACATCGCACTGGAATACACGCCGGGCGACCGGATGGTACATTGCGAGGTCGACGACAAGCCGCTGTCGGTGAAGGTCGAGACCACGCGCGCAGGCTTCAGGCTGACGACGCGCGGCGCGATCCATGACGTGCAGGTCCTGCCGGCGCGCATCGCGCACCTGACCAGGCACATGATCGAGAAGGTGCCGCCGGATCTTTCGAAGTTCCTGATCTGCCCGATGCCCGGCCTGCTCGTCTCGCTGAACGTGGGCGAGGGTGACACGGTCGAGGCCGGTCAACCGCTCGCCGTGGTCGAGGCGATGAAGATGGAGAACATCCTGCGCGCCGAGAAGGCGGGCAAGGTGAAGTCGGTCAATGCCAAGGCGGGCGACAGCCTGGCAGTGGACGCCATCATTCTCGAGATGGAGTAA
- a CDS encoding FAD-binding oxidoreductase yields MPPPPRYNRAMDSLPDLRRHPLPAGFIERLRQRFADACQTAEAIRAQHGGSESHFPTVLPDAVVFVRDTKDVVDCVDLCREGGVALVPFGAGTSLEGHTLPLAGGISLDLSRMDTVLAVNEADFDCTVQPGIRREALNAHLRDTGLFFPIDPGANATIGGMAATRASGTNAVRYGTMREAVLGLEVVTPQGKVVTTGRRARKSAAGYDLTRLYIGSEGTLGIITAITLRLHPVPEAVMAATCPFATLEGAVDTVVQAFHAGVPMARIELLDAMQVHAVNLRAGLGLPEAPTLFFEFHGSETGVAEQVEMVRTLAGANGGGDFHWATRTEDRTRLWRARHEAYYAAVGLRPNAIGWTSDVCVPMSRLAQCILETREDLDRASVPATIVGHVGDGNFHAIFSIDPAAPHELDEVAEINRRMVARALAMGGTCTGEHGIGIGKQDMLVDELGEDAVDVMRALKRALDPQNLFNPGKIFRL; encoded by the coding sequence ATGCCGCCGCCGCCGCGCTACAATCGTGCGATGGACAGCCTGCCCGATCTTCGCCGCCACCCACTTCCCGCCGGCTTCATCGAACGCCTGCGCCAGCGCTTCGCCGATGCCTGCCAGACCGCAGAGGCCATCCGCGCCCAGCACGGCGGCAGCGAATCGCACTTCCCCACCGTCCTTCCCGATGCCGTCGTCTTCGTCCGTGACACGAAGGATGTGGTCGACTGCGTGGACCTCTGCCGCGAGGGCGGCGTCGCGCTCGTGCCCTTCGGAGCCGGCACTTCGCTCGAAGGCCACACACTCCCGCTGGCCGGCGGGATCAGCCTCGACCTGTCGCGCATGGACACGGTCCTTGCCGTGAACGAGGCGGACTTCGACTGCACCGTCCAGCCCGGCATCCGCCGCGAAGCGCTCAATGCGCACTTGCGCGACACGGGCCTGTTCTTTCCCATCGACCCGGGCGCGAACGCCACCATCGGCGGCATGGCGGCGACCCGCGCCTCGGGCACCAACGCCGTGCGCTATGGCACGATGCGCGAGGCGGTTCTCGGGCTCGAGGTCGTGACGCCGCAGGGCAAGGTGGTCACCACCGGCCGCCGCGCCCGCAAGTCCGCCGCCGGGTACGATCTGACCCGTCTCTACATCGGCTCGGAAGGCACGCTCGGGATCATCACCGCCATCACCCTGCGCCTCCACCCCGTCCCCGAAGCGGTCATGGCCGCCACGTGCCCGTTCGCCACACTGGAAGGCGCGGTCGACACGGTCGTGCAGGCCTTTCATGCCGGGGTGCCGATGGCGCGGATCGAACTGCTCGACGCGATGCAGGTCCACGCCGTGAACCTTCGCGCAGGGCTGGGCCTGCCCGAAGCGCCCACACTGTTCTTCGAATTTCACGGCAGCGAGACAGGCGTTGCCGAACAGGTGGAAATGGTCCGCACGCTTGCGGGGGCCAATGGCGGCGGCGACTTCCACTGGGCGACCCGGACCGAGGACCGCACCCGCCTCTGGCGCGCACGGCACGAGGCCTACTACGCCGCCGTCGGACTGCGCCCCAACGCCATAGGCTGGACCAGCGACGTCTGCGTCCCGATGAGCCGCCTTGCGCAGTGCATCCTCGAAACGCGCGAGGACCTCGACCGGGCGAGCGTTCCGGCAACCATCGTCGGCCATGTCGGCGACGGCAATTTCCACGCGATCTTCTCGATCGATCCCGCTGCTCCGCACGAACTCGACGAAGTGGCAGAGATCAACCGCCGCATGGTTGCGCGCGCACTGGCCATGGGCGGCACCTGCACCGGCGAACACGGCATCGGCATCGGCAAGCAGGACATGCTCGTCGACGAACTCGGCGAGGACGCGGTCGACGTTATGCGCGCCCTGAAGCGTGCCCTCGATCCGCAGAACCTGTTCAACCCGGGCAAGATCTTCCGGCTATAG
- a CDS encoding c-type cytochrome: protein MGKFTGAFVVAGLAASALAGVAVAAPAKGDPVLGKKVFMRCVACHAVQPNAPMKMGPNLAGVVGRKAGAANFKYSAAMKKANVKWDEATLDKWLLKPSAVVPGTSMAFAGVPNAEERAAVIAYLKKPVP from the coding sequence ATGGGCAAGTTCACGGGTGCATTTGTTGTAGCAGGCCTTGCGGCTTCGGCTCTTGCGGGCGTGGCCGTCGCGGCCCCGGCCAAGGGTGATCCGGTGCTTGGCAAGAAAGTGTTCATGCGCTGCGTCGCCTGCCACGCGGTCCAGCCGAACGCGCCGATGAAGATGGGCCCGAACCTTGCCGGCGTGGTGGGGCGCAAGGCCGGCGCCGCGAACTTCAAGTATTCCGCCGCCATGAAGAAGGCCAACGTGAAGTGGGACGAAGCCACGCTCGACAAGTGGCTGCTGAAGCCGTCGGCGGTCGTGCCCGGCACCTCGATGGCCTTCGCCGGCGTGCCCAATGCCGAGGAACGCGCGGCGGTGATCGCCTATCTGAAGAAGCCGGTTCCCTGA